In a single window of the Antedon mediterranea chromosome 1, ecAntMedi1.1, whole genome shotgun sequence genome:
- the LOC140063584 gene encoding uncharacterized protein — translation MLGITSKEACARSGQLDVNVKLPKSGRTSNFQLPSHKTIEDVCKKVAEEEKVSTKQIIIKYTGKILNRFHTLSFLGVRPETVLKAEVVSIKKYNIYIEKECGYTFPLGIENISTIQDVKDMLTERLEVDSSSNIEMKLNGKKIIGKHTLTASSVGLDEESLLKVKVVERVEEAAATPKKDDELEEKLDEAALQELLSSFVVEDGKKVEVVFSFDTTGSMSACLDQVRSKVEETTSRLLRDISNIRIGIMAHGDYCDHHNYVLRMCDLTDNREELIRFINDVPSTGGGDSPECYEWVLKKAQDLSWTERSARALVMIGDDKPHPPSYTDQCVNWHTELYRLRDMNVKVYGVQAMHNTGSNLFYEELAEKTSGTYLKFTQFSYITDMFLAVCYRESSDEQLQAYCEEVKNDGRMTDELSTMFVKLEEKPAASLEKETQEGERYLAQPWWDPSLDKGSIQYTYNKENDKWSSYNARTNTNMFSRRASHTPAEPKSERRFLSFRKSKRNTKTSSRSKSQDKCGIM, via the exons ATGTTAG GCATCACTTCAAAAGAGGCATGTGCAAGATCTGGGCAACTTGACGTAAATGTGAAGCTTCCAAAATCAGGACGAACATCTAATTTTCAGTTACCATCTCATAAAACT ATTGAAGATGTATGTAAAAAGGTTGCTGAAGAGGAAAAGGTTTCAACAAagcagataattattaaatacactGGCAAGATTTTAAACCGATTTCATACCCTTAGCTTTCTTGGAGTTAGACCTGAAACTGTTTTAAAAGCAGag gttgtttcaataaaaaaatacaatatttatattgagAAAGAATGTGGTTATACTTTCCCATTGGGCATTGAAAATATTAGCACCATTCAGGATGTGAAGGATATGTTGACAGAAAGACTGGAAGTTGATTCATCAAGTAATATAGAAATGAAG TTGAATGGTAAGAAGATAATAGGAAAGCATACATTAACAGCATCTTCAGTGGGATTAGATGAGGAATCATTGCTTAAAGTGAAAGTTGTTGAACGAGTAGAAGAAGCAGCAGCAACACCCAAAAAAGATGATGAACTTGAGGAAAAACTAGATGAAGCCGCTCTTCAA GAGCTTTTGAGTAGCTTTGTTGTGGAAGATGGTAAAAAAGTTGAAGTTGTGTTCTCCTTTGACACCACTGGTAGTATGTCAGCATGCCTTGATCAG GTTCGTTCTAAAGTTGAAGAAACTACAAGTCGTCTTCTACGAGACATTTCCAATATTAGGATCGGAATAATGGCGCATGGTGATTACTGTGACCATCATAATTACGTGTTGAGGATGTGTGATCTGACTGACAATCGTGAAGAGCTAATTCGATTCATTAATGATGTCCCATCAACAGGTGGTGGGGATTCCCCAGAg tgTTATGAGTGGGTGTTAAAGAAAGCTCAAGACCTAAGCTGGACTGAGAGATCTGCCCGAGCCCTTGTGATGATAGGCGACGATAAACCACATCCTCCATCATACACAGATCAATGTGTTAACTGGCATACAGAACTTTATAGACTCAGAGATATGAATGTCAAG GTGTATGGTGTCCAAGCTATGCATAATACAGGATCAAACTTGTTTTATGAGGAACTTGCAGAAAAGACATCTGGTACCTATCTCAAATTTACACAGTTTAGTTATATAACAGACATGTTCCTAGCAG TTTGCTACCGTGAGTCGTCAGATGAGCAACTTCAAGCGTATTGTGAGGAAGTAAAGAATGATGGTAGAATGACTGACGAACTCAGTACAATGTTTGTTAAGCTTGAGGAGAAGCCAGCAGCATCCTTAGAAAAAGAAACAcag GAGGGTGAAAGATATCTTGCTCAGCCATGGTGGGATCCAAGTCTTGATAAAGGTAGCATTCAATATACGTATAACAAGGAGAACGATAAATGGTCGTCATATAATGCCAGAACGAACACCAACATGTTTTCTCGTAGag CTTCTCATACTCCCGCTGAACCAAAAAGTGAAAGAAGGTTTCTGTCGTTTCGAAAAAGTAAGCGTAACACCAAAACATCATCACGGTCAAAATCTCAAGACAAATGTGGTATCATGTAA